A single window of Aspergillus puulaauensis MK2 DNA, chromosome 5, nearly complete sequence DNA harbors:
- the SET9 gene encoding histone-lysine N-methyltransferase Set9 (COG:B;~EggNog:ENOG410PGJB;~InterPro:IPR025783,IPR001214,IPR039977;~go_function: GO:0005515 - protein binding [Evidence IEA];~go_function: GO:0042799 - histone methyltransferase activity (H4-K20 specific) [Evidence IEA];~go_process: GO:0034770 - histone H4-K20 methylation [Evidence IEA]) yields the protein MAPSKARSSPSVERRDRLTLAKLASYDDVATDALVDCAHFWTRTRKNRTKYIPVRGLVEDTVSDILLRDVIVAKDAVLAERKILDLSGMKRYLAKLGNDREKDWFRKHLRKYIHIYLPDCPFEVTTTNRYTITEHEAAICARKFVPQGREIKYLSGTLVPMTKEEEQDLDLKRKDFSIVMSSRRKTPSFFLGPARFANHDCNANGRLVTRGAEGMQVVATRDIHIGEEITVSYGEDYFGIDNCECLCLTCERAVRNGWSPNLDSEPQSKATTPDPAATEEYLTPRKRKRTLDADSDTSPSSTPHKRGKFTPRSSNLRSQLSLTEEVAISIESEPRNTSTPNLHLPVPDSRQPKSDSNGDNIQSSSGTDSESLTSIAPEESQRSSASTTATSVCDEGITVKPRPTADMKQTATSNGESLNKSVGPTSATTTLESDTEIKPKGENCTETSLTPTATTRILEGEPRADSCTSDLTDSVKPEDQPETPGSCKRLRKARTKRVYLTVEPESKLTRVPGDYTKTPKLLAHSYDRWVDCHTCNMWFVQQNSYLTRRECPRCERHSMLYGFRWPKTDKDGPLDDEERVMDHRTVHRFLYPDEEALVSRRGRGVSFGITPTPELSDMRSETPDSEALDEQRSTRVTRRRTRALRMTM from the exons ATGGCGCCCTCAAAGGCTCGGTCCAGTCCTTCTGTGGAACGGCGCGACCGTCTGACGCTCGCGAAATTGGCCAGCTATGACGATGTCGCAACGGATGCGCTGGTAGATTGT GCTCACTTCTGGACGAGGACCCGCAAAAATCGAACGAAATATATCCCTGTCCGCGGCCTAGTCGAAGATACCGTGTCTGACATCCTCCTGCGCGATGTCATTGTCGCCAAGGATGCGGTCCTGGCCGAACGCAAGATACTGGATCTATCTGGAATGAAGAGATATCTGGCGAAGCTCGGAAACGACCGTGAGAAGGACTGGTTCCGAAAACACCTGAGAAAATATATACACATTTATCTTCCCGACTGCCCCTTTGAGGTCACGACCACGAACCGTTATACGATAACCGAACACGAGGCTGCTATTTGCGCCCGAAAATTCGTCCCCCAAGGCCGAGAGATTAAGTATCTGAGCGGGACTTTGGTGCCAATGAccaaggaagaggagcaggatcTGGATTTGAAGCGAAAAGATTTTAGTATCGTAATGTCGAGCCGAAGGAAGACACCGTCTTTCTTCTTGGGCCCCGCGCGTTTTGCAAACCACGACTGCAACGCCAATGGGCGACTGGTAACTCGGGGCGCTGAGGGGATGCAGGTCGTCGCCACTCGAGATATCCATATTGGTGAAGAAATTACGGTTTCTTATGGAGAAGATTACTTCGGCATCGACAACTGCGAGTGTTTGTGCCTCACTTGCGAACGTGCCGTCCGCAACGGATGGTCACCAAATCTTGATTCCGAACCACAAAGCAAAGCAACCACTCCGGATCCCGCTGCTACCGAAGAGTATCTCACACcgaggaagcggaagcgTACACTAGACGCCGATTCCGAcacctccccttcttcaacccctcaCAAGAGGGGCAAGTTTACACCACGCAGCTCGAACCTGCGTTCTCAACTTTCTCTCACTGAGGAAGTCGCCATCTCAATCGAATCTGAACCTCGCAATACCTCAACTCCGAATCTCCACCTACCGGTACCAGATTCCAGGCAACCAAAAAGCGACTCGAATGGTGATAATATTCAGTCCTCGTCGGGTACAGATTCTGAATCTCTAACGTCCATCGCGCCTGAAGAATCGCAGCGGTCATCGGCGTCCACCACGGCCACTTCCGTATGTGATGAGGGAATCACAGTTAAACCCAGGCCTACAGCAGACATGAAACAAACCGCGACCTCAAATGGGGAAAGTTTAAACAAGTCTGTTGGTCCTAcctccgcaacaacaactTTGGAGAGTGACACCGAAATAAAGCCCAAGGGTGAGAACTGCACCGAGACTTCTCTTACCCCAACTGCCACCACACGCATCCTAGAGGGCGAACCACGCGCAGACAGCTGCACCAGTGACCTTACAGATTCTGTCAAGCCAGAAGATCAACCAGAGACTCCTGGGTCTTGTAAAAGGCTGAGGAAAGCGCGGACTAAGCGAGTCTATTTGACTGTCGAGCCCGAGTCAAAACTTACCCGAGTTCCCGGAGATTACACCAAGACCCCTAAGCTACTAGCACACTCGTATGACCGCTGGGTCGACTGCCACACATGCAACATGTGGTTTGTGCAACAGAACTCTTATTTAACGCGGAGAGAATGCCCTCGCTGCGAGCGCCACTCTATGCTATACGGGTTCCGCTGGCCCAAAACCGACAAAGATGGCCCGcttgacgacgaggagcgtGTGATGGACCATCGTACCGTCCATCGGTTTCTATACCCTGACGAAGAGGCCCTCGTCTCCCGCCGGGGTCGTGGAGTCAGCTTCGGCATTACACCGACCCCGGAGCTGTCGGACATGCGCAGCGAAACTCCGGATAGTGAGGCCTTAGACGAACAGCGAAGCACTCGAGTGACTAGACGGCGCACCCGAGCGCTTCGGATGACCATGTAA